The Rhea pennata isolate bPtePen1 chromosome 9, bPtePen1.pri, whole genome shotgun sequence genome has a segment encoding these proteins:
- the COPB2 gene encoding coatomer subunit beta' isoform X1, whose amino-acid sequence MPLRLDIKRKLTARSDRVKSVDLHPTEPWMLASLYNGSVCVWNHETQTLVKTFEVCDLPVRAAKFVARKNWVVTGADDMQIRVFNYNTLERVHMFEAHSDYIRCIAVHPTQPFILTSSDDMLIKLWDWDKKWSCSQVFEGHTHYVMQIVINPKDNNQFASASLDRTIKVWQLGSSSPNFTLEGHEKGVNCIDYYSGGDKPYLISGADDRLVKIWDYQNKTCVQTLEGHAQNVSCVSFHPELPIIITGSEDGTVRIWHSSTYRLESTLNYGMERVWCVASLRGSNNVALGYDEGSIIVKLGREEPAMSMDSNGKIIWAKHSEVQQANLKAMGDAEIKDGERLPLAVKDMGSCEIYPQTIQHNPNGRFVVVCGDGEYIIYTAMALRNKSFGSAQEFVWAHDSSEYAIRESNSVVKIFKNFKEKKSFKPDFGAEGIYGGFLLGVRSVNGLAFYDWENTELIRRIEIQPKHIFWSDSGELVCIATEESFFILKYLSEKVAAAQETHEGVTEDGIEDAFEVLGEIQEIVKTGLWVGDCFIYTSSVNRLNYYVGGEIVTIAHLDRTMYLLGYIPKDNRLYLGDKELNIVSYSLLVSVLEYQTAVMRRDFGMADKVLPTIPKEQRTRVAHFLEKQGFKQQALAVSTDPEHRFELALQLGELKIAYQLAVEAESEQKWKQLAELAISKCQFGLAQECLHHAQDYGGLLLLATASGNANMVNKLAEGAEKDGKNNVAFMSYFLQGKLDSCLELLIKTGRLPEAAFLARTYLPSQVSRVVKLWRESLSKVNQKAAESLADPTEYENLFPGLKEAFVVEEYVKQSLADLRPAREYPLVTPNEERNLLEEAKGFEPSGVMVSQECHFHQKQAEEPVLYSKPEVMKSLVSQNSDLLSTREQKTLLDLEDDLDNLDLEDIDTTDINLDEEILDD is encoded by the exons ATg cctCTCCGACTTGATATCAAGCGAAAACTAACAGCTCGATCTGACCGAGTGAAGAGTGTAGACTTGCATCCCACAGAACCATGGATGTTGGCTAGCCTTTACAATGGCAGTGTCTGTGTTTGGAATCATGAAAcacag acTCTGGTGAAGACCTTTGAAGTGTGTGACCTGCCAGTGAGAGCTGCCAAATTTGTGGCAAGAAAAAACTGGGTTGTTACAGGAGCT GATGACATGCAAATTAGAGTTTTCAATTACAACACCTTGGAAAGAGTTCATATGTTTGAAGCACATTCAGATTATATTCGTTGCATTGCCGTACATCCTACACAGCCTTTTATACTGACAAGCAGTG atgacatGCTCATTAAGCTCTGGGACTGGGATAAGAAATGGTCATGTTCTCAAGTGTTTGAAGGACACACCCATTATGTCATGCAGATTGTCATAAACCCAAAAGACAATAATCAGTTTGCCAGTGCCTCTTTGGACAGGACGATCAAG GTGTGGCAGcttggctcttcttcccccaaCTTTACTTTGGAAGGCCATGAAAAAGGTGTAAACTGCATTGACTATTACAGTGGAGGTGACAAGCCATACCTCATTTCAGGTGCAGACGACCGTTTGGTTAAGATCTGGGACTACCAG AATAAAACATGTGTACAAACACTGGAGGGACATGCTCAGAATGTGTCATGTGTCAGCTTCCACCCTGAACTGCCTATCATAATCACAGGCTCAGAAGATg gAACTGTGCGCATTTGGCATTCAAGCACATACCGCCTTGAAAGTACCCTCAACTATGGCATGGAGAGAGTGTGGTGTGTGGCCAGTTTAAGAGGATCCAATAATGTGGCATTGGGATATGATGAAGGCAGCATTATTGTTAAG CTTGGTCGTGAAGAACCAGCCATGTCCATGGattcaaatggaaaaattatttgggCTAAGCATTCAGAAGTCCAGCAGGCTAACTTGAAAGCTATGGGAGATGCTGAAATTAAGGATGGAGAAAGATTGCCACTGGCTGTAAAGGATATGGGGAGCTGTGAAATCTATCCACAGACAATTCAGCACAACCCTAATGGACG GTTTGTAGTAGTGTGTGGCGATGGTGAATACATCATTTACACAGCTATGGCTTTGAGAAACAAGAGTTTTGGTTCTGCACAGGAGTTTGTATGGGCACATGATTCTTCTGA ATATGCAATCAGGGAGAGCAACAGTGTagtaaagatatttaaaaatttcaaagagaagaagTCATTCAAACCAGACTTTGGAGCAGAAG GCATCTATGGAGGCTTCCTGTTGGGTGTCAGATCTGTTAATGGTTTGGCTTTCTACGATTGGGAAAACACAGAATTGATACGCAGAATTGAAATTCAGCCCAAACAC ATTTTCTGGTCTGACTCGGGTGAGCTTGTCTGCATTGCTACAGAAGAGTCATTCTTCATTCTGAAATACCTATCAGAAAAAGTTGCAGCAGCCCAAGAAACACATGAAGGAGTCACTGAAGATGGAATTGAAGATGCTTTTGAG GTTCTTGGTGAGATTCAAGAGATTGTGAAAACAGGCTTGTGGGTAGGCGACTGCTTTATTTACACCAGTTCTGTGAACAGACTCAATTACTACGTTGGAGGAGAAATTGTCACTATTGCCCATTTAGACAG gacAATGTATCTTTTGGGGTATATTCCTAAGGACAACCGACTTTATTTGGGTGATAAAGAGCTAAACATTGTTAGCTACTCCTTGCTAGTCTCAGTGCTTGAATATCAAACTGCTGTGATGAGAAGAGATTTCGGTATGGCTGACAAAGTTCTTCCCACAATTCCAAAAGAACAGAGAACCAGAGTTgcacattttcttgaaaaacag ggcTTCAAACAACAAGCCCTTGCAGTATCCACAGATCCTGAACATCGTTTTGAACTTGCTCTTCAACTGGGAGAATTAAAAATTGCATATCAGCTTGCAGTGGAAGCAGAG TCAGAACAGAAATGGAAGCAACTTGCTGAGCTTGCCATTAGTAAATGCCAGTTTGGCTTAGCCCAGGAATGTCTCCACCATGCACAAGACTATGGAGGTCTGCTGCTCTTAGCTACTGCTTCAGGAAATGCTAACATGGTGAATAAGTTAGctgaaggagcagaaaaagaTGGCAAGAACAACGTAGCATTTATGAGCTACTTCCTACAAGGAAA gCTTGATTCATGTTTGGAACTGCTGATTAAAACTGGGCGTCTCCcagaagctgcttttcttgCACGGACATATTTGCCAAGCCAAGTTTCAAG GGTTGTTAAACTGTGGCGGGAGAGTCTTTCTAAAGTCAATCAAAAAGCTGCTGAATCCCTTGCTGATCCTACAGAATATGAGAATCTTTTCCCTGGGTTAAAGGAAGCCTTTGTTGTTGAAGAGTATGTTAAACAAAGTCTTGCTGACTTGCGGCCAGCCAGGGAATATCCCCTTGTCACC ccaaatgaagaaagaaatttactTGAAGAAGCAAAAGGTTTTGAGCCTTCTGGAGTAATGGTATCTCAG GAATGTCATTTTCATCAGAAGCAGGCTGAAGAACCGGTTCTATATTCTAAACCAGAAGTGATGAAGTCACTTGTTTCACAGAACTCTGATCTACTTTCAACAAGAGAACAGAAG acCCTTCTTGACTTGGAAGATGACTTAGATAACTTGGATCTTGAGGATATTGATACCACAGATATCAATCTGGATGAAGAGATCTTAGATGACTGA
- the COPB2 gene encoding coatomer subunit beta' isoform X3, with protein sequence MPLRLDIKRKLTARSDRVKSVDLHPTEPWMLASLYNGSVCVWNHETQTLVKTFEVCDLPVRAAKFVARKNWVVTGADDMQIRVFNYNTLERVHMFEAHSDYIRCIAVHPTQPFILTSSDDMLIKLWDWDKKWSCSQVFEGHTHYVMQIVINPKDNNQFASASLDRTIKVWQLGSSSPNFTLEGHEKGVNCIDYYSGGDKPYLISGADDRLVKIWDYQNKTCVQTLEGHAQNVSCVSFHPELPIIITGSEDGTVRIWHSSTYRLESTLNYGMERVWCVASLRGSNNVALGYDEGSIIVKLGREEPAMSMDSNGKIIWAKHSEVQQANLKAMGDAEIKDGERLPLAVKDMGSCEIYPQTIQHNPNGRFVVVCGDGEYIIYTAMALRNKSFGSAQEFVWAHDSSEYAIRESNSVVKIFKNFKEKKSFKPDFGAEGIYGGFLLGVRSVNGLAFYDWENTELIRRIEIQPKHIFWSDSGELVCIATEESFFILKYLSEKVAAAQETHEGVTEDGIEDAFEVLGEIQEIVKTGLWVGDCFIYTSSVNRLNYYVGGEIVTIAHLDRTMYLLGYIPKDNRLYLGDKELNIVSYSLLVSVLEYQTAVMRRDFGMADKVLPTIPKEQRTRVAHFLEKQGFKQQALAVSTDPEHRFELALQLGELKIAYQLAVEAESEQKWKQLAELAISKCQFGLAQECLHHAQDYGGLLLLATASGNANMVNKLAEGAEKDGKNNVAFMSYFLQGKLDSCLELLIKTGRLPEAAFLARTYLPSQVSRVVKLWRESLSKVNQKAAESLADPTEYENLFPGLKEAFVVEEYVKQSLADLRPAREYPLVTPNEERNLLEEAKGFEPSGVMVSQQAEEPVLYSKPEVMKSLVSQNSDLLSTREQKTLLDLEDDLDNLDLEDIDTTDINLDEEILDD encoded by the exons ATg cctCTCCGACTTGATATCAAGCGAAAACTAACAGCTCGATCTGACCGAGTGAAGAGTGTAGACTTGCATCCCACAGAACCATGGATGTTGGCTAGCCTTTACAATGGCAGTGTCTGTGTTTGGAATCATGAAAcacag acTCTGGTGAAGACCTTTGAAGTGTGTGACCTGCCAGTGAGAGCTGCCAAATTTGTGGCAAGAAAAAACTGGGTTGTTACAGGAGCT GATGACATGCAAATTAGAGTTTTCAATTACAACACCTTGGAAAGAGTTCATATGTTTGAAGCACATTCAGATTATATTCGTTGCATTGCCGTACATCCTACACAGCCTTTTATACTGACAAGCAGTG atgacatGCTCATTAAGCTCTGGGACTGGGATAAGAAATGGTCATGTTCTCAAGTGTTTGAAGGACACACCCATTATGTCATGCAGATTGTCATAAACCCAAAAGACAATAATCAGTTTGCCAGTGCCTCTTTGGACAGGACGATCAAG GTGTGGCAGcttggctcttcttcccccaaCTTTACTTTGGAAGGCCATGAAAAAGGTGTAAACTGCATTGACTATTACAGTGGAGGTGACAAGCCATACCTCATTTCAGGTGCAGACGACCGTTTGGTTAAGATCTGGGACTACCAG AATAAAACATGTGTACAAACACTGGAGGGACATGCTCAGAATGTGTCATGTGTCAGCTTCCACCCTGAACTGCCTATCATAATCACAGGCTCAGAAGATg gAACTGTGCGCATTTGGCATTCAAGCACATACCGCCTTGAAAGTACCCTCAACTATGGCATGGAGAGAGTGTGGTGTGTGGCCAGTTTAAGAGGATCCAATAATGTGGCATTGGGATATGATGAAGGCAGCATTATTGTTAAG CTTGGTCGTGAAGAACCAGCCATGTCCATGGattcaaatggaaaaattatttgggCTAAGCATTCAGAAGTCCAGCAGGCTAACTTGAAAGCTATGGGAGATGCTGAAATTAAGGATGGAGAAAGATTGCCACTGGCTGTAAAGGATATGGGGAGCTGTGAAATCTATCCACAGACAATTCAGCACAACCCTAATGGACG GTTTGTAGTAGTGTGTGGCGATGGTGAATACATCATTTACACAGCTATGGCTTTGAGAAACAAGAGTTTTGGTTCTGCACAGGAGTTTGTATGGGCACATGATTCTTCTGA ATATGCAATCAGGGAGAGCAACAGTGTagtaaagatatttaaaaatttcaaagagaagaagTCATTCAAACCAGACTTTGGAGCAGAAG GCATCTATGGAGGCTTCCTGTTGGGTGTCAGATCTGTTAATGGTTTGGCTTTCTACGATTGGGAAAACACAGAATTGATACGCAGAATTGAAATTCAGCCCAAACAC ATTTTCTGGTCTGACTCGGGTGAGCTTGTCTGCATTGCTACAGAAGAGTCATTCTTCATTCTGAAATACCTATCAGAAAAAGTTGCAGCAGCCCAAGAAACACATGAAGGAGTCACTGAAGATGGAATTGAAGATGCTTTTGAG GTTCTTGGTGAGATTCAAGAGATTGTGAAAACAGGCTTGTGGGTAGGCGACTGCTTTATTTACACCAGTTCTGTGAACAGACTCAATTACTACGTTGGAGGAGAAATTGTCACTATTGCCCATTTAGACAG gacAATGTATCTTTTGGGGTATATTCCTAAGGACAACCGACTTTATTTGGGTGATAAAGAGCTAAACATTGTTAGCTACTCCTTGCTAGTCTCAGTGCTTGAATATCAAACTGCTGTGATGAGAAGAGATTTCGGTATGGCTGACAAAGTTCTTCCCACAATTCCAAAAGAACAGAGAACCAGAGTTgcacattttcttgaaaaacag ggcTTCAAACAACAAGCCCTTGCAGTATCCACAGATCCTGAACATCGTTTTGAACTTGCTCTTCAACTGGGAGAATTAAAAATTGCATATCAGCTTGCAGTGGAAGCAGAG TCAGAACAGAAATGGAAGCAACTTGCTGAGCTTGCCATTAGTAAATGCCAGTTTGGCTTAGCCCAGGAATGTCTCCACCATGCACAAGACTATGGAGGTCTGCTGCTCTTAGCTACTGCTTCAGGAAATGCTAACATGGTGAATAAGTTAGctgaaggagcagaaaaagaTGGCAAGAACAACGTAGCATTTATGAGCTACTTCCTACAAGGAAA gCTTGATTCATGTTTGGAACTGCTGATTAAAACTGGGCGTCTCCcagaagctgcttttcttgCACGGACATATTTGCCAAGCCAAGTTTCAAG GGTTGTTAAACTGTGGCGGGAGAGTCTTTCTAAAGTCAATCAAAAAGCTGCTGAATCCCTTGCTGATCCTACAGAATATGAGAATCTTTTCCCTGGGTTAAAGGAAGCCTTTGTTGTTGAAGAGTATGTTAAACAAAGTCTTGCTGACTTGCGGCCAGCCAGGGAATATCCCCTTGTCACC ccaaatgaagaaagaaatttactTGAAGAAGCAAAAGGTTTTGAGCCTTCTGGAGTAATGGTATCTCAG CAGGCTGAAGAACCGGTTCTATATTCTAAACCAGAAGTGATGAAGTCACTTGTTTCACAGAACTCTGATCTACTTTCAACAAGAGAACAGAAG acCCTTCTTGACTTGGAAGATGACTTAGATAACTTGGATCTTGAGGATATTGATACCACAGATATCAATCTGGATGAAGAGATCTTAGATGACTGA
- the COPB2 gene encoding coatomer subunit beta' isoform X4, whose protein sequence is MPLRLDIKRKLTARSDRVKSVDLHPTEPWMLASLYNGSVCVWNHETQTLVKTFEVCDLPVRAAKFVARKNWVVTGADDMQIRVFNYNTLERVHMFEAHSDYIRCIAVHPTQPFILTSSDDMLIKLWDWDKKWSCSQVFEGHTHYVMQIVINPKDNNQFASASLDRTIKVWQLGSSSPNFTLEGHEKGVNCIDYYSGGDKPYLISGADDRLVKIWDYQNKTCVQTLEGHAQNVSCVSFHPELPIIITGSEDGTVRIWHSSTYRLESTLNYGMERVWCVASLRGSNNVALGYDEGSIIVKLGREEPAMSMDSNGKIIWAKHSEVQQANLKAMGDAEIKDGERLPLAVKDMGSCEIYPQTIQHNPNGRFVVVCGDGEYIIYTAMALRNKSFGSAQEFVWAHDSSEYAIRESNSVVKIFKNFKEKKSFKPDFGAEGIYGGFLLGVRSVNGLAFYDWENTELIRRIEIQPKHIFWSDSGELVCIATEESFFILKYLSEKVAAAQETHEGVTEDGIEDAFEVLGEIQEIVKTGLWVGDCFIYTSSVNRLNYYVGGEIVTIAHLDRTMYLLGYIPKDNRLYLGDKELNIVSYSLLVSVLEYQTAVMRRDFGMADKVLPTIPKEQRTRVAHFLEKQGFKQQALAVSTDPEHRFELALQLGELKIAYQLAVEAESEQKWKQLAELAISKCQFGLAQECLHHAQDYGGLLLLATASGNANMVNKLAEGAEKDGKNNVAFMSYFLQGKLDSCLELLIKTGRLPEAAFLARTYLPSQVSRVVKLWRESLSKVNQKAAESLADPTEYENLFPGLKEAFVVEEYVKQSLADLRPAREYPLVTPNEERNLLEEAKGFEPSGVMVSQAEEPVLYSKPEVMKSLVSQNSDLLSTREQKTLLDLEDDLDNLDLEDIDTTDINLDEEILDD, encoded by the exons ATg cctCTCCGACTTGATATCAAGCGAAAACTAACAGCTCGATCTGACCGAGTGAAGAGTGTAGACTTGCATCCCACAGAACCATGGATGTTGGCTAGCCTTTACAATGGCAGTGTCTGTGTTTGGAATCATGAAAcacag acTCTGGTGAAGACCTTTGAAGTGTGTGACCTGCCAGTGAGAGCTGCCAAATTTGTGGCAAGAAAAAACTGGGTTGTTACAGGAGCT GATGACATGCAAATTAGAGTTTTCAATTACAACACCTTGGAAAGAGTTCATATGTTTGAAGCACATTCAGATTATATTCGTTGCATTGCCGTACATCCTACACAGCCTTTTATACTGACAAGCAGTG atgacatGCTCATTAAGCTCTGGGACTGGGATAAGAAATGGTCATGTTCTCAAGTGTTTGAAGGACACACCCATTATGTCATGCAGATTGTCATAAACCCAAAAGACAATAATCAGTTTGCCAGTGCCTCTTTGGACAGGACGATCAAG GTGTGGCAGcttggctcttcttcccccaaCTTTACTTTGGAAGGCCATGAAAAAGGTGTAAACTGCATTGACTATTACAGTGGAGGTGACAAGCCATACCTCATTTCAGGTGCAGACGACCGTTTGGTTAAGATCTGGGACTACCAG AATAAAACATGTGTACAAACACTGGAGGGACATGCTCAGAATGTGTCATGTGTCAGCTTCCACCCTGAACTGCCTATCATAATCACAGGCTCAGAAGATg gAACTGTGCGCATTTGGCATTCAAGCACATACCGCCTTGAAAGTACCCTCAACTATGGCATGGAGAGAGTGTGGTGTGTGGCCAGTTTAAGAGGATCCAATAATGTGGCATTGGGATATGATGAAGGCAGCATTATTGTTAAG CTTGGTCGTGAAGAACCAGCCATGTCCATGGattcaaatggaaaaattatttgggCTAAGCATTCAGAAGTCCAGCAGGCTAACTTGAAAGCTATGGGAGATGCTGAAATTAAGGATGGAGAAAGATTGCCACTGGCTGTAAAGGATATGGGGAGCTGTGAAATCTATCCACAGACAATTCAGCACAACCCTAATGGACG GTTTGTAGTAGTGTGTGGCGATGGTGAATACATCATTTACACAGCTATGGCTTTGAGAAACAAGAGTTTTGGTTCTGCACAGGAGTTTGTATGGGCACATGATTCTTCTGA ATATGCAATCAGGGAGAGCAACAGTGTagtaaagatatttaaaaatttcaaagagaagaagTCATTCAAACCAGACTTTGGAGCAGAAG GCATCTATGGAGGCTTCCTGTTGGGTGTCAGATCTGTTAATGGTTTGGCTTTCTACGATTGGGAAAACACAGAATTGATACGCAGAATTGAAATTCAGCCCAAACAC ATTTTCTGGTCTGACTCGGGTGAGCTTGTCTGCATTGCTACAGAAGAGTCATTCTTCATTCTGAAATACCTATCAGAAAAAGTTGCAGCAGCCCAAGAAACACATGAAGGAGTCACTGAAGATGGAATTGAAGATGCTTTTGAG GTTCTTGGTGAGATTCAAGAGATTGTGAAAACAGGCTTGTGGGTAGGCGACTGCTTTATTTACACCAGTTCTGTGAACAGACTCAATTACTACGTTGGAGGAGAAATTGTCACTATTGCCCATTTAGACAG gacAATGTATCTTTTGGGGTATATTCCTAAGGACAACCGACTTTATTTGGGTGATAAAGAGCTAAACATTGTTAGCTACTCCTTGCTAGTCTCAGTGCTTGAATATCAAACTGCTGTGATGAGAAGAGATTTCGGTATGGCTGACAAAGTTCTTCCCACAATTCCAAAAGAACAGAGAACCAGAGTTgcacattttcttgaaaaacag ggcTTCAAACAACAAGCCCTTGCAGTATCCACAGATCCTGAACATCGTTTTGAACTTGCTCTTCAACTGGGAGAATTAAAAATTGCATATCAGCTTGCAGTGGAAGCAGAG TCAGAACAGAAATGGAAGCAACTTGCTGAGCTTGCCATTAGTAAATGCCAGTTTGGCTTAGCCCAGGAATGTCTCCACCATGCACAAGACTATGGAGGTCTGCTGCTCTTAGCTACTGCTTCAGGAAATGCTAACATGGTGAATAAGTTAGctgaaggagcagaaaaagaTGGCAAGAACAACGTAGCATTTATGAGCTACTTCCTACAAGGAAA gCTTGATTCATGTTTGGAACTGCTGATTAAAACTGGGCGTCTCCcagaagctgcttttcttgCACGGACATATTTGCCAAGCCAAGTTTCAAG GGTTGTTAAACTGTGGCGGGAGAGTCTTTCTAAAGTCAATCAAAAAGCTGCTGAATCCCTTGCTGATCCTACAGAATATGAGAATCTTTTCCCTGGGTTAAAGGAAGCCTTTGTTGTTGAAGAGTATGTTAAACAAAGTCTTGCTGACTTGCGGCCAGCCAGGGAATATCCCCTTGTCACC ccaaatgaagaaagaaatttactTGAAGAAGCAAAAGGTTTTGAGCCTTCTGGAGTAATGGTATCTCAG GCTGAAGAACCGGTTCTATATTCTAAACCAGAAGTGATGAAGTCACTTGTTTCACAGAACTCTGATCTACTTTCAACAAGAGAACAGAAG acCCTTCTTGACTTGGAAGATGACTTAGATAACTTGGATCTTGAGGATATTGATACCACAGATATCAATCTGGATGAAGAGATCTTAGATGACTGA
- the COPB2 gene encoding coatomer subunit beta' isoform X2, with amino-acid sequence MPLRLDIKRKLTARSDRVKSVDLHPTEPWMLASLYNGSVCVWNHETQTLVKTFEVCDLPVRAAKFVARKNWVVTGADDMQIRVFNYNTLERVHMFEAHSDYIRCIAVHPTQPFILTSSDDMLIKLWDWDKKWSCSQVFEGHTHYVMQIVINPKDNNQFASASLDRTIKVWQLGSSSPNFTLEGHEKGVNCIDYYSGGDKPYLISGADDRLVKIWDYQNKTCVQTLEGHAQNVSCVSFHPELPIIITGSEDGTVRIWHSSTYRLESTLNYGMERVWCVASLRGSNNVALGYDEGSIIVKLGREEPAMSMDSNGKIIWAKHSEVQQANLKAMGDAEIKDGERLPLAVKDMGSCEIYPQTIQHNPNGRFVVVCGDGEYIIYTAMALRNKSFGSAQEFVWAHDSSEYAIRESNSVVKIFKNFKEKKSFKPDFGAEGIYGGFLLGVRSVNGLAFYDWENTELIRRIEIQPKHIFWSDSGELVCIATEESFFILKYLSEKVAAAQETHEGVTEDGIEDAFEVLGEIQEIVKTGLWVGDCFIYTSSVNRLNYYVGGEIVTIAHLDRTMYLLGYIPKDNRLYLGDKELNIVSYSLLVSVLEYQTAVMRRDFGMADKVLPTIPKEQRTRVAHFLEKQGFKQQALAVSTDPEHRFELALQLGELKIAYQLAVEAESEQKWKQLAELAISKCQFGLAQECLHHAQDYGGLLLLATASGNANMVNKLAEGAEKDGKNNVAFMSYFLQGKLDSCLELLIKTGRLPEAAFLARTYLPSQVSRVVKLWRESLSKVNQKAAESLADPTEYENLFPGLKEAFVVEEYVKQSLADLRPAREYPLVTPNEERNLLEEAKGFEPSGVMVSQKQAEEPVLYSKPEVMKSLVSQNSDLLSTREQKTLLDLEDDLDNLDLEDIDTTDINLDEEILDD; translated from the exons ATg cctCTCCGACTTGATATCAAGCGAAAACTAACAGCTCGATCTGACCGAGTGAAGAGTGTAGACTTGCATCCCACAGAACCATGGATGTTGGCTAGCCTTTACAATGGCAGTGTCTGTGTTTGGAATCATGAAAcacag acTCTGGTGAAGACCTTTGAAGTGTGTGACCTGCCAGTGAGAGCTGCCAAATTTGTGGCAAGAAAAAACTGGGTTGTTACAGGAGCT GATGACATGCAAATTAGAGTTTTCAATTACAACACCTTGGAAAGAGTTCATATGTTTGAAGCACATTCAGATTATATTCGTTGCATTGCCGTACATCCTACACAGCCTTTTATACTGACAAGCAGTG atgacatGCTCATTAAGCTCTGGGACTGGGATAAGAAATGGTCATGTTCTCAAGTGTTTGAAGGACACACCCATTATGTCATGCAGATTGTCATAAACCCAAAAGACAATAATCAGTTTGCCAGTGCCTCTTTGGACAGGACGATCAAG GTGTGGCAGcttggctcttcttcccccaaCTTTACTTTGGAAGGCCATGAAAAAGGTGTAAACTGCATTGACTATTACAGTGGAGGTGACAAGCCATACCTCATTTCAGGTGCAGACGACCGTTTGGTTAAGATCTGGGACTACCAG AATAAAACATGTGTACAAACACTGGAGGGACATGCTCAGAATGTGTCATGTGTCAGCTTCCACCCTGAACTGCCTATCATAATCACAGGCTCAGAAGATg gAACTGTGCGCATTTGGCATTCAAGCACATACCGCCTTGAAAGTACCCTCAACTATGGCATGGAGAGAGTGTGGTGTGTGGCCAGTTTAAGAGGATCCAATAATGTGGCATTGGGATATGATGAAGGCAGCATTATTGTTAAG CTTGGTCGTGAAGAACCAGCCATGTCCATGGattcaaatggaaaaattatttgggCTAAGCATTCAGAAGTCCAGCAGGCTAACTTGAAAGCTATGGGAGATGCTGAAATTAAGGATGGAGAAAGATTGCCACTGGCTGTAAAGGATATGGGGAGCTGTGAAATCTATCCACAGACAATTCAGCACAACCCTAATGGACG GTTTGTAGTAGTGTGTGGCGATGGTGAATACATCATTTACACAGCTATGGCTTTGAGAAACAAGAGTTTTGGTTCTGCACAGGAGTTTGTATGGGCACATGATTCTTCTGA ATATGCAATCAGGGAGAGCAACAGTGTagtaaagatatttaaaaatttcaaagagaagaagTCATTCAAACCAGACTTTGGAGCAGAAG GCATCTATGGAGGCTTCCTGTTGGGTGTCAGATCTGTTAATGGTTTGGCTTTCTACGATTGGGAAAACACAGAATTGATACGCAGAATTGAAATTCAGCCCAAACAC ATTTTCTGGTCTGACTCGGGTGAGCTTGTCTGCATTGCTACAGAAGAGTCATTCTTCATTCTGAAATACCTATCAGAAAAAGTTGCAGCAGCCCAAGAAACACATGAAGGAGTCACTGAAGATGGAATTGAAGATGCTTTTGAG GTTCTTGGTGAGATTCAAGAGATTGTGAAAACAGGCTTGTGGGTAGGCGACTGCTTTATTTACACCAGTTCTGTGAACAGACTCAATTACTACGTTGGAGGAGAAATTGTCACTATTGCCCATTTAGACAG gacAATGTATCTTTTGGGGTATATTCCTAAGGACAACCGACTTTATTTGGGTGATAAAGAGCTAAACATTGTTAGCTACTCCTTGCTAGTCTCAGTGCTTGAATATCAAACTGCTGTGATGAGAAGAGATTTCGGTATGGCTGACAAAGTTCTTCCCACAATTCCAAAAGAACAGAGAACCAGAGTTgcacattttcttgaaaaacag ggcTTCAAACAACAAGCCCTTGCAGTATCCACAGATCCTGAACATCGTTTTGAACTTGCTCTTCAACTGGGAGAATTAAAAATTGCATATCAGCTTGCAGTGGAAGCAGAG TCAGAACAGAAATGGAAGCAACTTGCTGAGCTTGCCATTAGTAAATGCCAGTTTGGCTTAGCCCAGGAATGTCTCCACCATGCACAAGACTATGGAGGTCTGCTGCTCTTAGCTACTGCTTCAGGAAATGCTAACATGGTGAATAAGTTAGctgaaggagcagaaaaagaTGGCAAGAACAACGTAGCATTTATGAGCTACTTCCTACAAGGAAA gCTTGATTCATGTTTGGAACTGCTGATTAAAACTGGGCGTCTCCcagaagctgcttttcttgCACGGACATATTTGCCAAGCCAAGTTTCAAG GGTTGTTAAACTGTGGCGGGAGAGTCTTTCTAAAGTCAATCAAAAAGCTGCTGAATCCCTTGCTGATCCTACAGAATATGAGAATCTTTTCCCTGGGTTAAAGGAAGCCTTTGTTGTTGAAGAGTATGTTAAACAAAGTCTTGCTGACTTGCGGCCAGCCAGGGAATATCCCCTTGTCACC ccaaatgaagaaagaaatttactTGAAGAAGCAAAAGGTTTTGAGCCTTCTGGAGTAATGGTATCTCAG AAGCAGGCTGAAGAACCGGTTCTATATTCTAAACCAGAAGTGATGAAGTCACTTGTTTCACAGAACTCTGATCTACTTTCAACAAGAGAACAGAAG acCCTTCTTGACTTGGAAGATGACTTAGATAACTTGGATCTTGAGGATATTGATACCACAGATATCAATCTGGATGAAGAGATCTTAGATGACTGA